The Gemmatimonadota bacterium genome contains the following window.
CGTATAACTATCCGCAGAACCGCGTCACCGATCACCGCATCAACTACACCACGCACGATCTCACCGGCGTGCTGGATGGTGATCTGGGGCAGTTGGTCGAGGCGCTGAAGTTGGCGGAGATGGAAGAGCGTCTGGCGGGCGATAGTTGAACCACAGCAGGTCAGGCGCCGTACCTCGAACCTTAGGGCCCGCGTGATCCTCGGTAGTCTGCTGGATGACCTCGCGCAGCAACTTGCCGGCCCCGACGTCCCGCCCTCGCGCGCCGACGCTCGCGACCTGATCGCTTCCGTACTCGACCGCCCGCGCTTCTGGCCCAGTGCCAATGCCGCGCTCGAGCTCGACGACGCCACCGTGTCGGCCATCACCGCTGCCGCGGCTCGCCTGCAGCAGGGAATGCCGCTGGCCTACGCCGTTGGCAAGGCTGCCTTCCGACACCTCACCCTGCAGGTAGACGCGCGCGTGTTGATTCCGCGCCCTGAGACCGAGCTGCTGGTGGATATTGTGCTGGCGGCTGTTCCGCAGGGGGGCGTCGTAGCCGATGTGTGCACCGGCTCGGGCGCGATTGCCCTCGCGCTGGCCACCGAGGGGCGGTTTGAGCGAGTGATTGGCACCGACCTCTCCTCCGACGCCCTCGACGTCGCACGCGCCAATCTGGAGGCGCTCACAGCCCTGTCTCAGGCCGACTTCGCCGAGCGGCAATCGAGTAGCTCCGCACCGTTGGGGACGATCGCGCCCGTGGAGTTCCGCCAAGGGGACCTGCTGGCTCCGCTCAGAGGGGAACGCCTGCGAGCGATCGTGGCGAATCCCCCCTATATTGCTCCGGTTGAAGCAGGCGATCTCCCGTCGCTGGTCCGTGACTGGGAGCCCCATTTGGCCCTCTTCAGCGAAGACGATGGCATGCGGGCAATTCGCGCGATTGTGCGCGGGGCGCCCGATTTGTTGGAACCTGGCGGGTTGCTGACGGTTGAAATCGACAGCCAGCGGGCCGATCTGGCTCGCGCATGCGCGGAGGAGGATCCGCGCTGGCGCACCGTCTCCGTTCGGATGGACCTCACTGGCCGCGAGCGGTTTCTCGTGGCGCAACGCAATGACGCCCCCTGAGTTGGGGAATGGAGACACGAGGGATGCTGTCCGACAAAGCCACAGAACTGGGCCGTCTCATTGGCCAGAGCTCGGAATATCAGACGGTCAAGCGCGCCAGCGATGCGCTCACCGACGACAAAGCCGCCGTTGCCATGCTCGAGCGTATGGAGCAACTGCGCGTTGAGGCGCAAAAAATGATGGAGCGTGGGGAGCAGCCCACCGCGGAAATGGAGCAGGAACTCGACAGCTTGCTTGGCCAAGTCCAAACCAACGCGACCTACCAGCGCGTGATGGTGGCCAACGAGAACTTCGATAAAGTGATGGTGCAGGTGAACCAATGGATTCTCGATGGCATCCGAAAGGGTGCGGCGAGCCCCATCATCACGCTGGGATAACGGTGGCACGCGGCCGTCTGATCGTATTCGAAGGGGGCGAGGGGGCGGGGAAGAGCACGCAGCTCGCCCGCCTTGCGTCGCGTCTGACAGCGGCCGGCGTTCGCGTGGCGAATTTTCGTGAGCCTGGCGGTACGCCATTGGGCGACGAAATTCGCCGCCTTCTGCTCGACCCAGCAGGGCACATGTCGCCGCGCGCGGAAGCGTTGCTCTTTATGGCATCGCGCGCCGAACTCGTGGAGCGCGAACTGCGCCCGGCGCTCGACGCGGGAACGTGCGTGTTGCTCGACCGGTTCTTCCTCTCGACGTATGCCTACCAAATGGGAGGACGCGGGTTGCCCGACGCTGATGTGCGCGCCGCCAATGGCGTGGCGACCAATGGACTCGTGCCGGACGTGACTGTGTTGCTCACGGTTGCGCCAAGCGACGGACTGCAACGCGCCGCCAAGCGCGGTGCCGCCGATCGTATGGAAAATTCCGGCGATGAGTTTCACACACGCGTCGCGGAGTCGTTCGCTCGCTTCGCTGCCCCAGACTGGCAGGCCGCACATCCCGAATGCGGTCCCATCCACGCGGTTGATGGATCCGCCGCCGAAGCGTTGGTCGCCGCGCAGGTCCTCGACGTGGTGTGCCGTCACTGTGCCGAGTTTCGCTCGGCACTCCAGGTCACCGCATGAATCGCCGTCCGCTTGCCGCTGTGGTGTTCATCTTTTTGGCGGCGCTCGGCGTCGGTGGCTGGCTCGTGCGTCGCGGCGTTGCGGCCCCACCCACGGCCACGCCGCGCATCACCTCCGCGCAGGGGCAACGCCTGCTCGGCGACGTCATGCGCTACATCCGCGATAAGTGGGTGGACACCGTCGCCGCCGATGACATGTTCCGTCGCGCCGCGCTCGGCATGGTGCGCGAACTGGGCGACCCGAACACCTCGTATCTGCCGCCCGATCGGCTCAAGCGACTGCGCGAGGCCACCACGGGGATGTACACGGGGATCGGCGCGTCGATTGACACGCGCGAAGGTTGGATTGCCGTGATCGCCACGCGCCCCGGCTCTCCCGCCGAGCGCGCCGGTGTGCGCACGGGCGACCGGCTCGCCGAAGTCGAGGGCCAGTCGATGCACGGCTGGACGGTCGACGAAGCGCGCACCGCGCTGCGCGGCCCCGTTGGGAGTAAGCTGAAGCTCTCCATTCAGCGCGGCGGCAATCGCATTCCGCTCATCATTGAGCGTGGGGAAGTGCACACGAGCAGCGTGTCGCGCGCGATGATGCTCGACGAGCATGTTGGATACTTCGCCATCACAGGCTTCAGCGATTCGACCGCCATCGAAACATCCGCGACGGTGGATTCGCTCGTGAAGGCCGGTGCCACGTCAATGGTGATGGACCTCCGCGGCAATCCGGGTGGATTGCTCACGCAGGGCGTGGCGGTGGCCGATCTGTTTTTGGATTCCGGCTTGAAAATCGTCACCACGCGTGGCCGCGGCGTAGCGGCCAGCACCGTGTTCAATGACAAAGCGTCGCAACGGTGGCCGTCGCTCCCCGTGGTGCTCCTCGTCAACAATTTTACCGCCAGCGCCGCGGAAATCGTGGCGGGCGCGCTGCAGGATCACGATCGCGCGGTGGTGATGGGGCGTCCGACCTATGGGAAGGGCAGTGCGCAGGCGGTGATGCAGCTAGAAGACGGAGGCGCGCTCAAGGTCACGAATGCGCTCTGGTTCACGCCGGTGGGGCGGAGCATTGATCATCCGCACGCTCGGCGAGAGGTGGATGTGAGCGCCGACACCGCCAAGCCGCGCTACAAGACCGACAATGGTCGTGTGGTGCTCGGCGGCGGTGGTATCATTCCCGATGTGTCGGCCGGCGACAGCACGGTCTCGATGGCCGAGCGCGCGTGGGTGGCGGCGGTCGGGACGAAGGTGCCGCTGTTCCGTCTCGCGTTGAAGGACTATGCCGCCGAGTTGACGCGCCGTCGTGCCGCGGCGAACGATGAGTTCGTGGTCACGCCGGAGATGCGCGACGGACTGCTCACGCTGCTGCATGCGCGCGGCCTTGATGTCTCTCGCGACGTCTTCAACGATGCGCACGAAGCGATCGACCGCGTGATCGGGGCTGAGGTGACGCTCCAGGCATTCGGTGTGCTGGGTGCGCAGCACCGCGCGGTGCACAACGACCCCGTGATTGCGCGAGCGACGAAGCTGGTGGCGAACGCGGGGGCGCCGGCGGCGCTCTTCAAGCGCGTGGTGGCGCAGAGCAAGGACAGCGCCCGCAAGTAACGGCAACGGCGAGTAAAAAGAGCGGGCCGGCGAATCGTCGCCGGCCCGCTCTTTTGTATGACCCGCAATCTTTTACGGCTGCACCTTCGGCGGTCCCTTCTTCGGCAGCATCGCATCGCGCTGTGCGGCCTGCCAGGCGAATGCGGCGACCACGGCCGAGTTCCACTTCATGTCGTCGGCCTGAATGCGTTCGTAGACATCGGCATTCGAGTGGTGGGTACGGGTGCCGTATTCCACCGGATCCTGAATGAACTGGAAGCCCGGAATCCCCACGGCATCAAATGCCTGGTGGTCGGTGCCGGTGGTGTTGGAGATAGTGGTGGTCTTCATGCCGTCATTCTTGAACGGCAG
Protein-coding sequences here:
- a CDS encoding S41 family peptidase, which translates into the protein MNRRPLAAVVFIFLAALGVGGWLVRRGVAAPPTATPRITSAQGQRLLGDVMRYIRDKWVDTVAADDMFRRAALGMVRELGDPNTSYLPPDRLKRLREATTGMYTGIGASIDTREGWIAVIATRPGSPAERAGVRTGDRLAEVEGQSMHGWTVDEARTALRGPVGSKLKLSIQRGGNRIPLIIERGEVHTSSVSRAMMLDEHVGYFAITGFSDSTAIETSATVDSLVKAGATSMVMDLRGNPGGLLTQGVAVADLFLDSGLKIVTTRGRGVAASTVFNDKASQRWPSLPVVLLVNNFTASAAEIVAGALQDHDRAVVMGRPTYGKGSAQAVMQLEDGGALKVTNALWFTPVGRSIDHPHARREVDVSADTAKPRYKTDNGRVVLGGGGIIPDVSAGDSTVSMAERAWVAAVGTKVPLFRLALKDYAAELTRRRAAANDEFVVTPEMRDGLLTLLHARGLDVSRDVFNDAHEAIDRVIGAEVTLQAFGVLGAQHRAVHNDPVIARATKLVANAGAPAALFKRVVAQSKDSARK
- the tmk gene encoding dTMP kinase; this encodes MARGRLIVFEGGEGAGKSTQLARLASRLTAAGVRVANFREPGGTPLGDEIRRLLLDPAGHMSPRAEALLFMASRAELVERELRPALDAGTCVLLDRFFLSTYAYQMGGRGLPDADVRAANGVATNGLVPDVTVLLTVAPSDGLQRAAKRGAADRMENSGDEFHTRVAESFARFAAPDWQAAHPECGPIHAVDGSAAEALVAAQVLDVVCRHCAEFRSALQVTA
- a CDS encoding YlbF family regulator, whose amino-acid sequence is MLSDKATELGRLIGQSSEYQTVKRASDALTDDKAAVAMLERMEQLRVEAQKMMERGEQPTAEMEQELDSLLGQVQTNATYQRVMVANENFDKVMVQVNQWILDGIRKGAASPIITLG
- the prmC gene encoding peptide chain release factor N(5)-glutamine methyltransferase, encoding MILGSLLDDLAQQLAGPDVPPSRADARDLIASVLDRPRFWPSANAALELDDATVSAITAAAARLQQGMPLAYAVGKAAFRHLTLQVDARVLIPRPETELLVDIVLAAVPQGGVVADVCTGSGAIALALATEGRFERVIGTDLSSDALDVARANLEALTALSQADFAERQSSSSAPLGTIAPVEFRQGDLLAPLRGERLRAIVANPPYIAPVEAGDLPSLVRDWEPHLALFSEDDGMRAIRAIVRGAPDLLEPGGLLTVEIDSQRADLARACAEEDPRWRTVSVRMDLTGRERFLVAQRNDAP